A window of the Dioscorea cayenensis subsp. rotundata cultivar TDr96_F1 chromosome 14, TDr96_F1_v2_PseudoChromosome.rev07_lg8_w22 25.fasta, whole genome shotgun sequence genome harbors these coding sequences:
- the LOC120275264 gene encoding sister chromatid cohesion protein PDS5 homolog A isoform X2: MASPKEQTILEVAKCLSQRHLNKDSLVKLLKQAESALSGFGQALSPREVVRQLRESLVKNDLLRHKDKDVKLLIAACVSEIIRLLAPEPPFSDKLFEGIFRLFISIFSDLADTASPYFTRRARVLKVVADVKCCLLMLDIGCMDLVLEMFRVFFSAVREDHQPSLFQSMVSIMSDLLEENSPQSLLDVILRNLLKDSKGAPSRLAISVIQNCAGKLEPSIRTFLTSCILKSDAPQSELKQFYHDIILEIYRCAPQTLFLVIPNLTQELITDQVDVRLEAVRLVSKLLALSKLRLNEECHLVFLEFLKRFSDKSAEVRSVAIECAKACYIANPTGNEAQEIISAVIGRLLDFDEKVRLQAVMTICDLAISNLSCFPSEVVLQAIERLRDKKVSVRKATMQKLLELYRAYCDKCSKGVVMLHDSYEQIPSRILVLCFDKDCKEFRPQNMEVVLSEDLFPDCLSVMERTKHWVAFFSFFTPHHIKALNSILFQKQRLQEEMLLYLSLREKEKDSSSDEVHKRILASFSKMSNYFPDSFIAKECFQKLHQMKDNNIFKALFRLVDNPTTYATAISMRDSFLRMIGAKHPNYEYFRLLSTKCSQSIFSADHVVNILEDVQSWKSGQNKYVRSALDLLLAISAIYPSLFRGSEKCLLNLFLEETVIPTEKLLQILAKVGRHVSINMSDIYPFLERICLEGTRLESKFAVSVIASLADSSDKQTFSNLCTKLVCSLLDGSNIPTILQSLGCISKCSSSTFELYEDQIRDFILQKLFYSMEVGSPEQTSYAGDSVCSLSCKLKVYGIKALVKSFLPNHVAQARHQLKAFLDFISNIIQKKGSIDGIAMSEIDKAHLRLAAAKSILRLAARWDLHVSPSIFCSTIMLTKDPSDTVRKAFLSKIHKLLKEHAIPSRYACAFAIASSDCLEDVRTDSMKHLAQFIKDYNKEAQIHHNTCLQETDGGPMTNCPEYIIVFLIHILAHDPGFPPENCDNEDVYAEFCGPLIVALRLLINLDVIHSSKRNGNGSLSYILGILRAIKKAEDAVNPQFTSKLHTLSSISLFMINALGSHHKFSLETPRLILLPSTLYKVCRSPSSTKGFCCNESFIDENFVRRMLSTVDAQAAIPVTRNCGTAQEHAIILDHSKSSSNQPEMQNITSLAKSNGRKDNCINRQRIHKAAKQKNMSRAKHGQIYSTISTTEEQLPESFAIHDSTTVAPDQGKGQLSSSCDSASTKPSLLDSQNLSQDAEIRDWMPQPATCSRLADQTKKISKNHVDCYPISMVHQDKGGSLVGHRIRLWSPLDKCFSSGTVSSYDSQNNSHKINYDNGNVELLHLENEKWKVVSDDEPPQDKEVSNINRLDWADEENILPTSDSEAVGELQSKYSTMLISSSGSLDVLDAFQEDSPRPLNILERKIGRGRKEMTSCDGDAKRRSKRIMETTSRKNSESTIVDLDDANNAARRRRLRKA, translated from the exons ATGGCTTCTCCCAAGGAACAAACCATCCTGGAGGTTGCAAAGTGCCTCTCTCAGCGTCATCTCAACAAGGACTCTCTGGTGAAGCTCCTCAAG CAAGCTGAGAGTGCTCTTTCAGGATTTGGGCAAGCTTTGTCTCCCAGAGAAGTTGTAAGACAGCTGAGAGAATCTCTGGTTAAGAATGACTTGCTCCGGCACAAAGATAAAGATGTTAAATTATTGATTGCTGCCTGTGTCAGTGAAATTATCCGCCTTCTAGCACCTGAGCCACCCTTCAGTGATAAATTATTTGAG GGCATTTTTAGACTTTTCATCAGTATCTTTTCGGACCTGGCTGATACTGCAAGTCCATATTTCACTAGAAGGGCAAGGGTGCTGAAGGTTGTTGCTGATGTAAAATGTTGTCTGCTAATGCTGGATATTGGTTGCATGGATTTAGTTCTGGAGATGTTCAGAGTGTTCTTCTCTGCTGTGAG AGAAGATCATCAACCAAGTCTCTTTCAGTCTATGGTGTCTATTATGTCAGATTTGTTAGAAGAAAATTCTCCTCAATCATTATTAGATGTCATCCTCCGCAATCTTTTGAAGGATAGCAAG GGCGCACCTTCCAGGCTTGCTATTTCTGTCATTCAAAATTGCGCTGGAAAATTGGAGCCCTCAATTCGAACATTTTTAACATCATGTATTCTGAAAAGCGATGCACCACAGAGTGAACTTAAACAATTTTATCATGACATTATTTTGGAGATATATAGATGTGCTCCTCAGACGCTTTTCCTAGTCATTCCAAACTTGACTCAAGAACTAATC ACTGATCAGGTTGATGTTCGGTTAGAAGCAGTTCGTTTAGTCAGCAAGCTTCTTGCTTTGTCTAAGCTCCGTCTCAATGAAGAATGCCACTTggtttttcttgagttcttgaAAAGATTTTCTGACAAGTCAGCTGAAGTTAGGAGTGTTGCAATTGAATGTGCTAAAGCTTGTTATATAGCCAACCCCACTGGGAATGAAGCACAGGAAATTATCT CTGCTGTCATTGGAAGGCTAttagattttgatgaaaaagtgAGATTACAAGCAGTGATGACCATATGTGATTTGGCTATATCTAACCTGTCCTGTTTTCCATCTGAGGTGGTGTTGCAAGCCATTGAACGACTTCGAGACAAGAAG GTTTCTGTTAGAAAAGCCACAATGCAAAAGCTGTTGGAGTTGTATCGGGCTTACTGTGATAAATGTTCCAAGGGGGTTGTCATGCTCCATGATAGTTATGAGCAGATTCCAAGTAGAATTTTGGTTCTATGCTTTGACAAAGACTGCAAGGAGTTCAG GCCACAAAACATGGAGGTGGTACTTTCAGAGGATCTTTTCCCTGACTGTCTTTCTGTGATGGAGAGAACCAAACATTGGGTTgcttttttctcctttttcacTCCTCACCATATCAAGGCCTTGAATTCCATCTTGTTTCAGAAACAGAG GTTGCAGGAGGAAATGTTACTATATTTATCTCTTCGAGAGAAAGAGAAG GATAGCAGTTCAGAtgaagtgcacaagagaatacTGGCATCCTTTTCAAAGATGTCGAACTACTTCCCTGATTCTTTTATAGCCAAGGAGTGCTTCCAAAAATTGCACCAAATGAAAGATAACAATATTTTTAAGGCATTGTTCCGATTGGTTGATAATCCTACAACTTACGCAACTGCTATTTCTATGCGA GACTCTTTCCTTAGAATGATTGGGGCCAAGCATCCAAATTATGAATATTTCCGATTGCTCTCCACAAAATGTTCGCAGTCAATATTTAGTGCAGATCATGTTGTTAATATTTTGGAAGATGTCCAATCCTGGAAAAGTGGTCAAAACAAATATGTGCGCTCTGCTCTTGACCTTCTCCTt GCCATTTCAGCTATTTATCCTTCACTCTTCCGAGGATCAGAGAAGTGCTTGCTGAACTTGTTCTTGGAGGAGACAGTAATTCCAACTGAAAAACTTCTCCAGATCTTAGCCAAAGTGGGTCGCCatgtttctataaatatgag TGATATCTACCCATTCCTTGAGCGGATATGTCTCGAAGGAACTCGTCTTGAATCTAAATTTGCTGTTTCTGTGATTGCTTCACTGGCTGATTCTTCAGATAAGCAGACCTTTTCTAATTTATGCACG AAACTTGTGTGCTCTCTTCTCGATGGATCCAATATTCCCACTATCTTGCAGTCTTTGGGTTGTATTTCAAAGTGTTCCTCTTCAACTTTTGAGTTATATGAAGATCAGATTAGAGACTTCATTCTTCAAAAGCTATTTTACTCCATGGAG GTGGGTTCTCCTGAGCAAACATCCTATGCTGGGGATTCTGTTTGCAGTCTATCTTGCAAGTTGAAG GTTTATGGAATAAAAGCACTTGTGAAAAGTTTTTTGCCAAATCACGTAGCACAAGCCAGACATCAACTCAAGGCATTCTTGGattttatatcaaatataattCAGAAGAAGGGGAGCATTGATGGTATTGCCATGAG TGAGATTGACAAAGCTCATCTTAGATTAGCTGCTGCAAAATCTATTCTCCGCCTTGCTGCAAGATGGGATTTACATGTTTCACCAAGCATCTTTTGTTCCACGATTATGTTGACAAAG GATCCTTCAGATACTGTACGCAAGGCATTCTTGTCCAAAATACACAAGCTTTTGAAGGAACATGCAATCCCAAGTAGATATGCTTGTGCTTTTGCCATTGCATCCTCTGATTGCCTTGAGGATGTCAGAACTGAT TCTATGAAGCACCTTGCGCAATTCATTAAGGATTATAATAAAGAAGCACAGATCCACCATAATACCTGTCTTCAGGAGACGGATGGAGGACCAATGACAAACTGCCCagaatatattattgttttcttgatCCATATTCTTGCCCATGATCCTGGCTTTCCTCCAGAAAATTGTGACAACGAAGATGTTTATGCTGAGTTCTGCGG TCCACTTATTGTAGCCTTGCGCCTATTGATCAATCTGGATGTTATTCATAGCAGTAAGAGAAATGGCAATGGTTCATTATCATATATTCTTGGAATTCTCCGTGCAATTAAGAAAGCTGAAGATGCGGTTAATCCTCAATTTACTTCG AAATTGCATACTCTTTCAAGTATCAGTTTATTCATGATAAATGCTCTTGGAAGTCATCACAAGTTTTCATTGGAAACTCCCCGTCTGATTTTGCTCCCATCAACATTATATAAAGTTTGTCGGAGTCCCAGTAGTACAAAG GGCTTTTGTTGCAATGAAAGttttattgatgaaaattttgtcAGGAGGATGCTGAGTACTGTTGATGCTCAG GCTGCTATTCCTGTTACGAGAAATTGTGGAACCGCTCAAGAACATGCTATTATTTTAGACCATTCAAAGAGCAGCTCAAATCAACCGGAAATGCAAAATATTACTTCTCTAGCTAAATCAAATGGCAGGAAGGATAATTGTATAAATAGGCAGAGAATTCACAAGGCTGCAAAACAGAAAAACATGTCTAGAGCAAAGCATGGTCAGATATATTCAACTATATCAACAACAGAAGAGCAACTTCCTGAGAGTTTTGCTATTCATGATAGCACAACTGTAGCTCCTGATCAGGGAAAAGGGCAATTATCATCCTCATGTGATTCTGCAAGTACAAAACCATCGCTCCTTGATTCACAGAATTTATCCCAAGATGCAGAAATTAGAGACTGGATGCCTCAACCAGCAACTTGTAGTAGATTAGCTgaccaaacaaagaaaatatcaaAGAATCATGTTGACTGTTATCCCATCTCTATG GTGCATCAAGATAAAGGTGGATCACTTGTTGGACACCGGATTAGGCTTTGGTCCCCACTTGATAAATG CTTCAGTTCTGGAACTGTTAGTTCTTATGATTCTCAAAATAATAGCCACAAG ATCAATTATGACAATGGCAACGTGGAACTTTTGCATTTGGAAAACGAGAAGTGGAAGGTTGTAAGTGATGATGAGCCTCCACAAGATAAG GAAGTGTCCAACATCAATCGCTTAGATTG GGCAGATGAAGAAAACATATTGCCAACTAGTGATTCAGAGGCTGTAGGAGAACTACAATCCAAGTATTCTACAAT GTTAATCTCTTCAAGTGGCAGCTTAGATGTACTTGATGCGTTTCAAGAGGATTCCCCAAGACCTCTAAACATTTTAGAGAGAAAAATTGGAAGAGGACGTAAAGAAATGACCTCTTGTGATG GGGATGCAAAGCGTAGGAGCAAGAGAATTATGGAAACAACCAGCAGGAAAAACTCTGAATCAACTATCGTTGATCTCGATGATGCAAACAAT GCTGCCCGAAGGAGGCGATTGCGGAAAGCATAG
- the LOC120275264 gene encoding sister chromatid cohesion protein PDS5 homolog A isoform X4: MASPKEQTILEVAKCLSQRHLNKDSLVKLLKQAESALSGFGQALSPREVVRQLRESLVKNDLLRHKDKDVKLLIAACVSEIIRLLAPEPPFSDKLFEGIFRLFISIFSDLADTASPYFTRRARVLKVVADVKCCLLMLDIGCMDLVLEMFRVFFSAVREDHQPSLFQSMVSIMSDLLEENSPQSLLDVILRNLLKDSKGAPSRLAISVIQNCAGKLEPSIRTFLTSCILKSDAPQSELKQFYHDIILEIYRCAPQTLFLVIPNLTQELITDQVDVRLEAVRLVSKLLALSKLRLNEECHLVFLEFLKRFSDKSAEVRSVAIECAKACYIANPTGNEAQEIISAVIGRLLDFDEKVRLQAVMTICDLAISNLSCFPSEVVLQAIERLRDKKVSVRKATMQKLLELYRAYCDKCSKGVVMLHDSYEQIPSRILVLCFDKDCKEFRPQNMEVVLSEDLFPDCLSVMERTKHWVAFFSFFTPHHIKALNSILFQKQRLQEEMLLYLSLREKEKDSSSDEVHKRILASFSKMSNYFPDSFIAKECFQKLHQMKDNNIFKALFRLVDNPTTYATAISMRDSFLRMIGAKHPNYEYFRLLSTKCSQSIFSADHVVNILEDVQSWKSGQNKYVRSALDLLLAISAIYPSLFRGSEKCLLNLFLEETVIPTEKLLQILAKVGRHVSINMSDIYPFLERICLEGTRLESKFAVSVIASLADSSDKQTFSNLCTKLVCSLLDGSNIPTILQSLGCISKCSSSTFELYEDQIRDFILQKLFYSMEVGSPEQTSYAGDSVCSLSCKLKVYGIKALVKSFLPNHVAQARHQLKAFLDFISNIIQKKGSIDGIAMSEIDKAHLRLAAAKSILRLAARWDLHVSPSIFCSTIMLTKDPSDTVRKAFLSKIHKLLKEHAIPSRYACAFAIASSDCLEDVRTDSMKHLAQFIKDYNKEAQIHHNTCLQETDGGPMTNCPEYIIVFLIHILAHDPGFPPENCDNEDVYAEFCGPLIVALRLLINLDVIHSSKRNGNGSLSYILGILRAIKKAEDAVNPQFTSKLHTLSSISLFMINALGSHHKFSLETPRLILLPSTLYKVCRSPSSTKGFCCNESFIDENFVRRMLSTVDAQAAIPVTRNCGTAQEHAIILDHSKSSSNQPEMQNITSLAKSNGRKDNCINRQRIHKAAKQKNMSRAKHGQIYSTISTTEEQLPESFAIHDSTTVAPDQGKGQLSSSCDSASTKPSLLDSQNLSQDAEIRDWMPQPATCSRLADQTKKISKNHVDCYPISMVHQDKGGSLVGHRIRLWSPLDKCFSSGTVSSYDSQNNSHKINYDNGNVELLHLENEKWKVVSDDEPPQDKEVSNINRLDWADEENILPTSDSEAVGELQSKLISSSGSLDVLDAFQEDSPRPLNILERKIGRGRKEMTSCDGDAKRRSKRIMETTSRKNSESTIVDLDDANNAARRRRLRKA, translated from the exons ATGGCTTCTCCCAAGGAACAAACCATCCTGGAGGTTGCAAAGTGCCTCTCTCAGCGTCATCTCAACAAGGACTCTCTGGTGAAGCTCCTCAAG CAAGCTGAGAGTGCTCTTTCAGGATTTGGGCAAGCTTTGTCTCCCAGAGAAGTTGTAAGACAGCTGAGAGAATCTCTGGTTAAGAATGACTTGCTCCGGCACAAAGATAAAGATGTTAAATTATTGATTGCTGCCTGTGTCAGTGAAATTATCCGCCTTCTAGCACCTGAGCCACCCTTCAGTGATAAATTATTTGAG GGCATTTTTAGACTTTTCATCAGTATCTTTTCGGACCTGGCTGATACTGCAAGTCCATATTTCACTAGAAGGGCAAGGGTGCTGAAGGTTGTTGCTGATGTAAAATGTTGTCTGCTAATGCTGGATATTGGTTGCATGGATTTAGTTCTGGAGATGTTCAGAGTGTTCTTCTCTGCTGTGAG AGAAGATCATCAACCAAGTCTCTTTCAGTCTATGGTGTCTATTATGTCAGATTTGTTAGAAGAAAATTCTCCTCAATCATTATTAGATGTCATCCTCCGCAATCTTTTGAAGGATAGCAAG GGCGCACCTTCCAGGCTTGCTATTTCTGTCATTCAAAATTGCGCTGGAAAATTGGAGCCCTCAATTCGAACATTTTTAACATCATGTATTCTGAAAAGCGATGCACCACAGAGTGAACTTAAACAATTTTATCATGACATTATTTTGGAGATATATAGATGTGCTCCTCAGACGCTTTTCCTAGTCATTCCAAACTTGACTCAAGAACTAATC ACTGATCAGGTTGATGTTCGGTTAGAAGCAGTTCGTTTAGTCAGCAAGCTTCTTGCTTTGTCTAAGCTCCGTCTCAATGAAGAATGCCACTTggtttttcttgagttcttgaAAAGATTTTCTGACAAGTCAGCTGAAGTTAGGAGTGTTGCAATTGAATGTGCTAAAGCTTGTTATATAGCCAACCCCACTGGGAATGAAGCACAGGAAATTATCT CTGCTGTCATTGGAAGGCTAttagattttgatgaaaaagtgAGATTACAAGCAGTGATGACCATATGTGATTTGGCTATATCTAACCTGTCCTGTTTTCCATCTGAGGTGGTGTTGCAAGCCATTGAACGACTTCGAGACAAGAAG GTTTCTGTTAGAAAAGCCACAATGCAAAAGCTGTTGGAGTTGTATCGGGCTTACTGTGATAAATGTTCCAAGGGGGTTGTCATGCTCCATGATAGTTATGAGCAGATTCCAAGTAGAATTTTGGTTCTATGCTTTGACAAAGACTGCAAGGAGTTCAG GCCACAAAACATGGAGGTGGTACTTTCAGAGGATCTTTTCCCTGACTGTCTTTCTGTGATGGAGAGAACCAAACATTGGGTTgcttttttctcctttttcacTCCTCACCATATCAAGGCCTTGAATTCCATCTTGTTTCAGAAACAGAG GTTGCAGGAGGAAATGTTACTATATTTATCTCTTCGAGAGAAAGAGAAG GATAGCAGTTCAGAtgaagtgcacaagagaatacTGGCATCCTTTTCAAAGATGTCGAACTACTTCCCTGATTCTTTTATAGCCAAGGAGTGCTTCCAAAAATTGCACCAAATGAAAGATAACAATATTTTTAAGGCATTGTTCCGATTGGTTGATAATCCTACAACTTACGCAACTGCTATTTCTATGCGA GACTCTTTCCTTAGAATGATTGGGGCCAAGCATCCAAATTATGAATATTTCCGATTGCTCTCCACAAAATGTTCGCAGTCAATATTTAGTGCAGATCATGTTGTTAATATTTTGGAAGATGTCCAATCCTGGAAAAGTGGTCAAAACAAATATGTGCGCTCTGCTCTTGACCTTCTCCTt GCCATTTCAGCTATTTATCCTTCACTCTTCCGAGGATCAGAGAAGTGCTTGCTGAACTTGTTCTTGGAGGAGACAGTAATTCCAACTGAAAAACTTCTCCAGATCTTAGCCAAAGTGGGTCGCCatgtttctataaatatgag TGATATCTACCCATTCCTTGAGCGGATATGTCTCGAAGGAACTCGTCTTGAATCTAAATTTGCTGTTTCTGTGATTGCTTCACTGGCTGATTCTTCAGATAAGCAGACCTTTTCTAATTTATGCACG AAACTTGTGTGCTCTCTTCTCGATGGATCCAATATTCCCACTATCTTGCAGTCTTTGGGTTGTATTTCAAAGTGTTCCTCTTCAACTTTTGAGTTATATGAAGATCAGATTAGAGACTTCATTCTTCAAAAGCTATTTTACTCCATGGAG GTGGGTTCTCCTGAGCAAACATCCTATGCTGGGGATTCTGTTTGCAGTCTATCTTGCAAGTTGAAG GTTTATGGAATAAAAGCACTTGTGAAAAGTTTTTTGCCAAATCACGTAGCACAAGCCAGACATCAACTCAAGGCATTCTTGGattttatatcaaatataattCAGAAGAAGGGGAGCATTGATGGTATTGCCATGAG TGAGATTGACAAAGCTCATCTTAGATTAGCTGCTGCAAAATCTATTCTCCGCCTTGCTGCAAGATGGGATTTACATGTTTCACCAAGCATCTTTTGTTCCACGATTATGTTGACAAAG GATCCTTCAGATACTGTACGCAAGGCATTCTTGTCCAAAATACACAAGCTTTTGAAGGAACATGCAATCCCAAGTAGATATGCTTGTGCTTTTGCCATTGCATCCTCTGATTGCCTTGAGGATGTCAGAACTGAT TCTATGAAGCACCTTGCGCAATTCATTAAGGATTATAATAAAGAAGCACAGATCCACCATAATACCTGTCTTCAGGAGACGGATGGAGGACCAATGACAAACTGCCCagaatatattattgttttcttgatCCATATTCTTGCCCATGATCCTGGCTTTCCTCCAGAAAATTGTGACAACGAAGATGTTTATGCTGAGTTCTGCGG TCCACTTATTGTAGCCTTGCGCCTATTGATCAATCTGGATGTTATTCATAGCAGTAAGAGAAATGGCAATGGTTCATTATCATATATTCTTGGAATTCTCCGTGCAATTAAGAAAGCTGAAGATGCGGTTAATCCTCAATTTACTTCG AAATTGCATACTCTTTCAAGTATCAGTTTATTCATGATAAATGCTCTTGGAAGTCATCACAAGTTTTCATTGGAAACTCCCCGTCTGATTTTGCTCCCATCAACATTATATAAAGTTTGTCGGAGTCCCAGTAGTACAAAG GGCTTTTGTTGCAATGAAAGttttattgatgaaaattttgtcAGGAGGATGCTGAGTACTGTTGATGCTCAG GCTGCTATTCCTGTTACGAGAAATTGTGGAACCGCTCAAGAACATGCTATTATTTTAGACCATTCAAAGAGCAGCTCAAATCAACCGGAAATGCAAAATATTACTTCTCTAGCTAAATCAAATGGCAGGAAGGATAATTGTATAAATAGGCAGAGAATTCACAAGGCTGCAAAACAGAAAAACATGTCTAGAGCAAAGCATGGTCAGATATATTCAACTATATCAACAACAGAAGAGCAACTTCCTGAGAGTTTTGCTATTCATGATAGCACAACTGTAGCTCCTGATCAGGGAAAAGGGCAATTATCATCCTCATGTGATTCTGCAAGTACAAAACCATCGCTCCTTGATTCACAGAATTTATCCCAAGATGCAGAAATTAGAGACTGGATGCCTCAACCAGCAACTTGTAGTAGATTAGCTgaccaaacaaagaaaatatcaaAGAATCATGTTGACTGTTATCCCATCTCTATG GTGCATCAAGATAAAGGTGGATCACTTGTTGGACACCGGATTAGGCTTTGGTCCCCACTTGATAAATG CTTCAGTTCTGGAACTGTTAGTTCTTATGATTCTCAAAATAATAGCCACAAG ATCAATTATGACAATGGCAACGTGGAACTTTTGCATTTGGAAAACGAGAAGTGGAAGGTTGTAAGTGATGATGAGCCTCCACAAGATAAG GAAGTGTCCAACATCAATCGCTTAGATTG GGCAGATGAAGAAAACATATTGCCAACTAGTGATTCAGAGGCTGTAGGAGAACTACAATCCAA GTTAATCTCTTCAAGTGGCAGCTTAGATGTACTTGATGCGTTTCAAGAGGATTCCCCAAGACCTCTAAACATTTTAGAGAGAAAAATTGGAAGAGGACGTAAAGAAATGACCTCTTGTGATG GGGATGCAAAGCGTAGGAGCAAGAGAATTATGGAAACAACCAGCAGGAAAAACTCTGAATCAACTATCGTTGATCTCGATGATGCAAACAAT GCTGCCCGAAGGAGGCGATTGCGGAAAGCATAG